In Quercus lobata isolate SW786 chromosome 12, ValleyOak3.0 Primary Assembly, whole genome shotgun sequence, a genomic segment contains:
- the LOC115971484 gene encoding probable pectate lyase 9, with translation MLSISNVSLAKKTKITGLKMNVIDHCWRWNPNWRRNRQQLATCSVGYAGKMTNNIGRGLTQYVVTEPSDNPINPKPGTLRYGTTMIKGKKWITFQRSMRIRLEKPLLISSFTTIDGRGVNIHIAGNACLMIYKQSNIIIHGLRIHHCQSQPPSTVMGPDSKIISLGQVDGDAIRLVTASKVWLDHNTLYESEDGLLDVTRGSTDITISNNWFKNQDKVILLGHDDGFLRDKNMKVTVMYNHFGPNCNQRMPRIRFGYAHVVNNLYQGWMQYAIGGSMNPSVKSQANLFIAPKSRNKEVTWRNGERGSWKFYSVNDVFENGARFIETGAGGVKPNYSHEQVFPAADARTVRSLTKSAGALRCIPRSRC, from the exons ATGCTCTCCATTTCTAATGTTAGTCTTGCTAAGAAAACAAAGATCACTGGCTTGAAAATGAATGTGATTGATCATTGCTGGAGATGGAACCCTAATTGGCGAAGGAATAGACAACAACTTGCCACATGCTCAGTAGGTTATGCTGGGAAGATGACCAACAACATTGGAAGAGGCCTCACACAATATGTAGTCACTGAACCTAGTGACAACCCAATTAACCCAAAACCAGGGACCTTAAGATATGGAACAACCATGatcaaagggaaaaaatggATCACATTCCAAAGAAGCATGCGCATTAGACTTGAGAAACCACTTCTCATTAGTAGTTTCACAACCATTGATGGTCGGGGTGTTAATATTCACATTGCCGGTAATGCATGCTTGATGATCTATAAG CAAAGCAACATAATCATTCATGGTCTTCGCATCCACCATTGTCAATCCCAACCACCTAGCACAGTAATGGGTCCAGACTCAAAGATAATTTCACTAGGTCAAGTTGATGGAGATGCAATTAGATTGGTTACTGCATCGAAGGTTTGGCTAGACCACAATACACTTTATGAGAGTGAGGATGGTCTTCTTGATGTAACTCGAGGTTCTACAGATATCACCATCTCCAATAACTGGTTCAAAAACCAGGATAAGGTCATCCTTCTTGGACACGATGATGGGTTCTTGCGTGACAAGAACATGAAGGTCACAGTCATGTACAATCATTTTGGACCTAATTGCAATCAAAGGATGCCAAG GATTCGATTTGGATATGCACATGTGGTGAACAACCTTTACCAGGGATGGATGCAATATGCTATAGGGGGAAGCATGAATCCTAGTGTCAAGAGTCAAGCCAACCTCTTTATTGCACCAAAATCACGGAACAAGGAG GTGACATGGAGAAATGGTGAAAGAGGGTCATGGAAATTTTACTCGGTAaatgatgtatttgaaaatggaGCTAGATTCATTGAAACAGGTGCTGGTGGGGTAAAACCAAACTATAGCCATGAACAAGTTTTCCCAGCTGCAGATGCAAGAACAGTGAGGTCTTTGACAAAATCAGCTGGTGCTTTACGATGCATACCACGATCTAGATGCTGA